A segment of the Desulfitobacterium dehalogenans ATCC 51507 genome:
TCGGTGAGAATGCCTTAAAGGACGCGGATGGAAATACGTATGCTCTGAATACACCGGAGGATTACTTCCTGCGGGGCGTTGCCAATGTGGCTTTTGATGGTCAACCGGTTCCCGATATTACCGATGAGGAAATGAAAATTCAGGATCTGGAAAGTTACATGCAGAACTGGAAAGACTGCTTAAAACTAGAAGAACACCGCAAAGCCGCTTTTATCCTTTCCCGTGGAGGAAGGTTCGAAGAATTTGGCAAAGGTTATGAGGGAGATCGCACAAGATATCCCCATGAAGGGTGTTTTAATCTGTATGTAGAGCAGATGGCTTTAGCCAAAAACTCGTTCACAGGCAAACACTTCCAGACAGGTACTCTTGTTTATAATCCGGAGACATTATCGGATGGCACCTCCCTTGATCAGGTTTTCCCCGAATCAGAATGGCCCTTTAAAGCCGTTTCCTATAAAGCAAAATTCAGAAGTGTGACTATGCTGGAAAACTCGATTTTAAGGGAATTGAATCAAGCCAATAAGGTAGAGATTAATCCGGAAGATGCTGAGCAATTGGCCCTTGTATCCGGTGACAAAGTAAGACTGGTTTCCGCTACCGGAGGGGAAGCTGAGGGAATCTTACAGGTGAGACAAGGGATCGCCAGAGGTTCAGTGGGTATAGCCTATGGCTATGGTCACTGGGAGTATGGTGCCAAAAAATACACTTTAGGGGAGAAAGAAGTGTCAGCTTATCCCGGGTCGGGGCAAGGAGTCTTTCTTTCGGGAATCAGCTTAATCGATCCTAAAGTTAAAAATGGGATCTTCGGATTCAGTGAAATGTCCACCGGAGGAACCAGCCGTAATGGCGGTGCCTTTAAAATCCTCAAGGTGTAGTGGGGGACGAAAAATGAAAGATGTAATGGACTGGACAAGGGATCGTTTTCACTCCTATGCCTTTTTTGCCAGTCTCCTCGTGGAGGAACCAACACTGGAAAAATGGCTCACCATTCAAAAACTCTCAAGCTCATTGTCAGGTGAGCTTTTAGAGGATAAGAACGGCATAAGGATTCCAGAAGAGGCACAGGCAACAATGGAGAGACTTCGCCAGGATTACTATGATTGCTTTTTTGTTCCGATGTCCGGGAAATATGTTCCTCCTTATGAATCGGCCCTGCGATGTTTTAAACAAAAGCCCAAACCGTCCTTCGGAAAGATCAACACCTCTCTGACAGCTCAGATCAAGCAGCAATATGAGTTAACCGGGTTTGATCCCTATCGCCTGGAGCTGTTTTCCCCTCTTAAGAATATTCCCTTGGCAGACCATGTCGGGTTTGAATTAGCGTATATGGCTTATTTATGCCAACAGGAACATGAGGCCAGAAAAGAAGCACGGGAGGGCAATGCCGAAAGATGGCTTGAGATTCAAAAGGAGTTCATGGCTGAACATCTCTTGATGTGGATTCCCAGTTTAGCCGAGGCTTTAAGGACCCTGGAAAACGGTTTTTATTCTCAGGCAATCAAGACCCTGGAGATTTGGCTCCATGAAGATGATCAAGATGTAAAAAATTATTTTAGCAGAGGAGGAATCTGCGTTGAGTGCTAATTCGGAACCGCGCTATGGTATGGTCATCGACTTACGCCGTTGTGTCGGATGTCATTCCTGTACTGTCAGCTGTAAAATGGAGAATAATATACCGGAAGGTGTGTATCGTTCCTGGGTTATTGAAGGAGACAAAGGTATCTACCCTAATGTGACGAGAGTGAAACTTCCCCGCCTGTGCAATCAGTGCCAAGATGCTCCTTGTCAAACCGTATGCCCGGTCAACGCGACTCATAAGGATGAGGGAGGCATCATTGTCATTGATCCTGACAAATGTATCGGCTGCCGCTACTGCATTGCGGCCTGCCCCTATGATGCCCGTTTCCTGAATCCGGAAACAGGAATGGCGGAAAAATGCGATTTGTGCATCGGACGGATTAAGGCAGGACTTATGCCGGCCTGTGTCTCCAACTGCATTGCTCATGCCCGTATTTTTGGAGATTTAAATGATCCTGACAGTGAAATTACTCGTTTGCTTGCTGAACATCCGACGCAAGTCTTGCGCTCAGAGCTGGGTACTCAGCCCAGTGTTTTCTATATCGGCTTAGACGAGGCCTTTGACGGAATAAGCCTAAAGGATTTGGAAGGGAGGAAGTAGAATGGATTTTTCCTTTGTCTATGAAATACAGCATCACGCTGCCTTCGGTCCTCTCATCGTGCTCTATTTCTTTCTGGCAGGGCTAAGTGCAGGCTTGTTTTTAATCTCAGCGTTAAGTACGGTTTTTGGCTGGCAACCTGTCAAACCTTTAGCCAAACCTGCGGCGCTCATGGCCTTGGCAGCCTTGGTTCCAGGGCTGCTCGCCTTAGTTGTGGATCTGGGCCGGCCCTTCAGAGCCCTCTATTTATTTTTTAATGTTAATCCCACCTCCATCATGTCTTGGGGGTCTTTCATCCTCTTGTTCTATGGAATTGTCTGTGTGCCCTATATTTGGTTCTTGTGGCAGGGCCAAGAGAAAAGAGTGAAGCTTTTCGGTAAAATAGGTGCCGTTTTGGCAGTCTGCCTAGGGCTATACACCGGCTTCCTCTTAGCAGTCGTTCCCGGCAAACCCCTTTGGAATTCCGCTTTGCTGCCGGTTCTGTTTTTAGTATCCGGCTGTGTTGCGGCTTTGAGCTTAATCAGCCTGACGAAGAAAGTGTTCACTCAAGAGATGGTTCCCGGGGCCGACTATGAAAGTGCCCTGCACACCTTAAAAGTGTGGTTTGTGGTGCTGGAAGTTTGCCTTGTCTTCTTCCATCTGCTCACCGTCTTTTTCTTGGGAGCCCAAGGAGAGCTGACGGTCATGAATCTTCTGGCAGGGGAAAAGGCCTTTACTTTCTGGGGAATTCAAATTGCGGTGGGTATCGTATTGCCCCTGATCCTTCTTTCCCTCAAACAATCTTCCGCGACCTTAGGTCTGGTGGGGGTATTCAGTCTGGCAGGGGTTTTTGCTCTCCGTTATAATTTTGTGTTCGGAGGACAGGAATTGCCGACGGTGGGAACACAGCTCTATCATCAGGGTGGAGGGATGGAGTGGCTTTCCGTAATCGTTCTTCTCGCCTTGGGAGTAGTCTTGCTCTTCGTGCTGCCTTATCTGAGCAGAAGAGTATTCCACTCGACGTCTTCTAAAAGTATTAGTAGTTGAGGGACTCTCCACA
Coding sequences within it:
- a CDS encoding TorD/DmsD family molecular chaperone, whose protein sequence is MKDVMDWTRDRFHSYAFFASLLVEEPTLEKWLTIQKLSSSLSGELLEDKNGIRIPEEAQATMERLRQDYYDCFFVPMSGKYVPPYESALRCFKQKPKPSFGKINTSLTAQIKQQYELTGFDPYRLELFSPLKNIPLADHVGFELAYMAYLCQQEHEARKEAREGNAERWLEIQKEFMAEHLLMWIPSLAEALRTLENGFYSQAIKTLEIWLHEDDQDVKNYFSRGGICVEC
- a CDS encoding 4Fe-4S dicluster domain-containing protein, with the translated sequence MSANSEPRYGMVIDLRRCVGCHSCTVSCKMENNIPEGVYRSWVIEGDKGIYPNVTRVKLPRLCNQCQDAPCQTVCPVNATHKDEGGIIVIDPDKCIGCRYCIAACPYDARFLNPETGMAEKCDLCIGRIKAGLMPACVSNCIAHARIFGDLNDPDSEITRLLAEHPTQVLRSELGTQPSVFYIGLDEAFDGISLKDLEGRK
- the nrfD gene encoding NrfD/PsrC family molybdoenzyme membrane anchor subunit, coding for MDFSFVYEIQHHAAFGPLIVLYFFLAGLSAGLFLISALSTVFGWQPVKPLAKPAALMALAALVPGLLALVVDLGRPFRALYLFFNVNPTSIMSWGSFILLFYGIVCVPYIWFLWQGQEKRVKLFGKIGAVLAVCLGLYTGFLLAVVPGKPLWNSALLPVLFLVSGCVAALSLISLTKKVFTQEMVPGADYESALHTLKVWFVVLEVCLVFFHLLTVFFLGAQGELTVMNLLAGEKAFTFWGIQIAVGIVLPLILLSLKQSSATLGLVGVFSLAGVFALRYNFVFGGQELPTVGTQLYHQGGGMEWLSVIVLLALGVVLLFVLPYLSRRVFHSTSSKSISS